The Desulfohalovibrio reitneri genome contains a region encoding:
- a CDS encoding HDOD domain-containing protein yields MGVIGLDRLKPGMRLASELRSRQGRALLPQGAELTEKHIRTLKIWGIAAADIEGHGEEEDESARSLTPEEIEAIKPYAKAHFRFNNLGLPPVRNLARLYARRACRANASIPAFKTPGGDRSAPPPMPLDPVELAERNVELVSLPEVFHKILEAINDPLVSATHVAGLVSKDTNLSSRLLRVVNSPYYGFAERVSTLSRALALVGTEKLVQLVIGISAVEAYKDVSCEGFDPYVFWQHSVGCGLAASALAAELGREDEESFFVAGLLHDIGRLALIKLEPGAAEEVLRRVPGASITCAQMELRCWGVTHADLGGEMLRQWNLPEPLRIAVEDHHTPRDSGLGAEASVIHVADVVAHAMDRRLAPVRAVPPLDKGAWASLGLQESVLDRVVTQVDTQFAEIMKVFFHDQ; encoded by the coding sequence GTGGGCGTAATCGGCCTGGACAGGCTCAAGCCCGGCATGCGGCTGGCCTCGGAACTGCGTTCCCGCCAGGGGCGGGCCCTGCTGCCGCAAGGCGCGGAGCTGACGGAGAAGCATATCCGCACCCTGAAGATATGGGGCATCGCCGCGGCGGACATCGAGGGCCACGGCGAGGAGGAGGACGAGTCCGCCCGCAGCCTCACCCCGGAGGAGATCGAGGCCATCAAGCCCTACGCCAAAGCGCATTTCCGCTTCAACAACCTCGGTTTGCCCCCGGTCCGCAACCTGGCCCGCCTGTACGCCAGGCGCGCCTGCCGCGCCAACGCCTCCATCCCCGCCTTCAAGACGCCCGGGGGGGACCGCTCCGCCCCGCCCCCCATGCCCCTGGACCCGGTGGAGCTGGCCGAGCGCAACGTGGAGCTGGTTTCCCTGCCCGAGGTTTTCCACAAGATTCTGGAGGCCATCAACGACCCCCTGGTTTCCGCCACCCACGTGGCCGGGCTGGTGAGCAAGGACACCAACCTTTCCTCCAGGCTGCTGCGGGTGGTCAACAGCCCCTACTACGGCTTCGCCGAGCGGGTGAGCACCCTCAGCCGCGCCCTGGCCCTGGTGGGCACGGAGAAGCTGGTGCAACTGGTCATCGGCATCTCGGCCGTGGAGGCCTACAAGGATGTCTCCTGCGAGGGCTTCGACCCGTATGTTTTCTGGCAGCACAGCGTGGGCTGCGGCTTGGCGGCCAGCGCCCTGGCGGCCGAACTGGGGCGGGAGGACGAGGAGTCCTTTTTCGTGGCCGGGCTGCTGCACGACATCGGCAGGCTGGCGCTCATCAAGCTGGAGCCGGGCGCGGCAGAGGAGGTCCTGCGGCGCGTTCCCGGCGCCTCCATCACCTGCGCCCAAATGGAGCTGCGTTGCTGGGGTGTCACCCACGCCGATCTGGGCGGGGAGATGCTGCGCCAGTGGAATCTGCCCGAGCCCCTTCGCATCGCCGTTGAGGACCACCACACGCCACGGGACTCCGGCCTGGGGGCGGAGGCCTCGGTCATCCACGTGGCCGATGTGGTGGCCCACGCCATGGACAGGAGGCTGGCCCCGGTTCGCGCCGTGCCGCCACTGGACAAGGGTGCCTGGGCGTCCCTGGGGCTGCAGGAGAGTGTGCTGGACCGCGTGGTCACGCAGGTGGACACCCAGTTCGCCGAGATCATGAAGGTGTTCTTCCATGACCAGTAG